The following proteins are co-located in the Nitrospira sp. genome:
- the sppA gene encoding signal peptide peptidase SppA, which yields MRNRLVMGMIGLLLSGCTFNFPLFPGPGPLQETQVDGTGKAKVLLIEISGVISSQDNEGLRATPSMIASVKEQLTRAAKDEKVKAVVLRINTPGGTVTASDIIYHELKTFKANRKIPIIASIMDLGTSGGYYIAAAADQVLAHPSSVTGSIGVIMLTINARGLLEKVGVEATAVTSGPRKDMGSPFRTMTTEERVIFQGLIDSFYQRFLNIVQEGRANLQMEQIKRLADGRIYTGEQAKAAGLVDEIGYLEDAIAVAKKQAGLTDARVVTYTRPGEYSNNVYSKVLAPNGLVGLADLNLMSFVRGGTPQFMYLWIP from the coding sequence ATGCGTAATCGCCTCGTCATGGGCATGATCGGATTGTTGCTGTCAGGCTGCACGTTCAATTTCCCGCTGTTCCCTGGCCCAGGGCCTCTGCAAGAGACTCAGGTCGACGGGACCGGTAAAGCAAAAGTGCTGTTGATCGAAATTTCCGGAGTGATTAGTTCTCAAGATAACGAGGGATTACGGGCGACTCCCAGTATGATCGCGAGTGTGAAGGAACAACTGACTCGGGCGGCTAAGGATGAGAAAGTCAAAGCCGTTGTGCTTCGCATCAATACGCCTGGGGGAACGGTGACGGCGTCGGATATTATTTATCACGAGCTGAAAACGTTCAAGGCCAATCGCAAGATCCCCATTATTGCATCCATCATGGATCTGGGCACATCAGGGGGCTACTACATCGCCGCGGCGGCGGACCAGGTACTGGCGCATCCGTCGTCCGTGACCGGCAGCATCGGCGTGATTATGCTTACGATCAACGCGCGCGGGCTGTTGGAGAAAGTGGGGGTGGAGGCGACGGCGGTGACATCGGGCCCTCGCAAGGATATGGGTTCGCCGTTTCGAACCATGACGACCGAAGAACGGGTCATCTTCCAAGGATTGATCGATTCGTTTTATCAGCGTTTCTTGAACATCGTGCAAGAGGGTCGCGCCAATTTACAGATGGAGCAGATCAAACGGTTGGCCGATGGACGAATCTATACAGGCGAACAGGCCAAAGCGGCTGGTTTGGTCGATGAGATCGGCTATCTCGAAGACGCGATCGCAGTGGCCAAGAAACAAGCCGGCCTGACGGACGCCCGAGTCGTGACGTACACACGACCGGGTGAATACTCCAACAACGTGTATTCCAAGGTATTGGCGCCCAATGGGCTCGTCGGTCTTGCCGATCTCAACCTCATGTCATTTGTCCGAGGAGGAACCCCCCAATTCATGTATTTGTGGATACCATAG
- the carA gene encoding glutamine-hydrolyzing carbamoyl-phosphate synthase small subunit translates to MKKAILALADGRVFEGRALGYDGETVGEVVFNTAMTGYQEVLTDPSYKGQIITMTCPHIGNYGITPEDVESHRAWAEGFVVMEASRLVSNWRSRQTLQESLKEAKIVAIEGIDTRALTRHLREHGSQQGIISHLDLDHERAVGRAREAPGIIGRDLAAEVTCARQYDWTTGTGEWASSANSGEHGTPKPWRVVAYDFGIKHNILRRLVDVGCQVTVVPAATSAAEVEALKPDGIFLSNGPGDPEGLPYAAKAMEKLIGRYPIFGICLGHQILCLAFGLKIYKLKFGHHGANHPVMDLRTRKVEITSQNHNFAVQGPTSLLGVPELPPVIDTRYGKLSLTHVSLNDYSIEGMACLDHPVFSVQYHPEAAPGPHDAAYLFDEFIQLMEKRHA, encoded by the coding sequence GTGAAAAAAGCGATATTGGCACTGGCGGATGGAAGGGTTTTCGAGGGCCGCGCTCTCGGCTATGATGGTGAAACGGTTGGTGAAGTCGTGTTTAACACGGCCATGACCGGTTATCAGGAGGTCCTGACCGATCCGTCGTACAAAGGACAGATCATCACGATGACCTGTCCCCATATCGGCAACTATGGGATCACACCTGAAGATGTGGAATCCCATCGAGCTTGGGCAGAAGGGTTCGTCGTTATGGAAGCCAGCCGCCTTGTCAGCAACTGGCGAAGCCGGCAGACCCTTCAGGAATCATTGAAAGAAGCCAAGATCGTCGCGATCGAAGGAATCGATACAAGAGCCTTGACAAGGCACTTGCGCGAGCATGGATCACAGCAGGGAATCATCAGCCATCTCGATCTCGATCATGAGCGGGCGGTCGGACGTGCCAGAGAAGCTCCCGGTATCATTGGTCGAGATTTGGCTGCCGAGGTCACCTGCGCACGCCAGTACGACTGGACGACGGGGACGGGCGAGTGGGCGTCGTCGGCGAACAGCGGGGAACATGGAACGCCCAAGCCCTGGCGAGTGGTGGCCTATGATTTCGGTATCAAACACAATATCCTCAGACGATTGGTGGATGTCGGCTGTCAGGTCACGGTGGTGCCTGCTGCAACCTCGGCAGCCGAAGTCGAAGCCCTCAAACCTGACGGTATTTTCCTCTCGAACGGTCCAGGCGATCCGGAGGGCCTTCCCTATGCCGCGAAGGCAATGGAAAAACTGATCGGACGCTATCCGATCTTCGGCATTTGTTTGGGCCATCAGATTCTCTGCTTGGCCTTCGGCCTCAAGATCTACAAGCTGAAATTCGGTCACCATGGGGCAAATCATCCCGTGATGGATCTTCGGACGAGGAAAGTCGAGATTACGTCGCAGAACCATAATTTCGCCGTGCAGGGTCCCACATCACTCCTTGGTGTACCGGAGTTGCCGCCCGTGATCGACACTCGCTACGGAAAACTGTCGCTCACCCATGTCAGTTTGAACGACTACTCGATCGAGGGGATGGCCTGTCTGGACCATCCGGTCTTCTCGGTCCAGTACCACCCGGAAGCGGCACCTGGTCCCCATGATGCCGCCTATTTGTTCGATGAATTCATCCAACTTATGGAGAAACGTCATGCGTAA
- a CDS encoding dihydroorotase, whose amino-acid sequence MPILIKGGRVIDPGRFVGIDDVLIENGKIAAVGRNLPAPAGGRTIQANGKLVMPGFVDLHVHFREPGFEYKETIQSGSAAAVAGGFTTVCCMPNTNPVNDNQAVTEFILERARLAGLANVLPVGAITKGSEGKELAEIGDLRRSGCVAISDDGKPVMNSLVMRRAMEYALAFDLTVVDHCEDLHLAEGGCMNEGLVSTELGLPGIPAAAEDVMVARNLSLSELTGARLHLAHISTAGSVRMVREAKARGIHVTAEACPHHFLLTEELVRGYNTHAKMNPPLRTWADVQAIKEGLRDGTIDVIATDHAPHATQEKQQDFTEAPFGIVGLETALPLTLGLVEEEVLSLEQAVQKLTSAPAAAFGLNKGTLAVGADADVVIVDPQEQWEVDPSKFRSKSRNTPFVGWKVRGRVNTTIVGGRVVFETGPVER is encoded by the coding sequence GTGCCAATTCTGATCAAGGGTGGTCGCGTCATTGACCCAGGCCGGTTTGTCGGAATTGACGATGTGTTAATCGAGAACGGGAAGATCGCTGCCGTGGGCCGGAATCTTCCGGCACCGGCCGGTGGCAGAACCATTCAAGCCAATGGGAAGCTTGTGATGCCGGGGTTCGTTGATTTGCACGTCCATTTTCGCGAGCCGGGGTTCGAGTACAAAGAAACCATTCAGAGCGGCAGTGCTGCGGCCGTTGCGGGTGGTTTTACGACGGTCTGTTGCATGCCCAACACGAACCCGGTGAACGACAATCAAGCCGTTACCGAGTTTATCTTGGAACGAGCGCGGTTGGCCGGCCTCGCCAATGTACTGCCGGTCGGCGCCATCACAAAAGGATCGGAAGGGAAGGAACTGGCGGAGATCGGGGACCTACGGCGGTCCGGCTGTGTCGCCATCTCGGACGACGGTAAGCCTGTGATGAACAGCTTGGTGATGCGGCGAGCGATGGAATATGCCTTGGCTTTCGATCTGACGGTCGTCGACCATTGCGAAGACCTGCATCTGGCGGAAGGCGGCTGTATGAATGAGGGATTGGTTTCGACCGAACTGGGATTGCCTGGTATCCCGGCTGCGGCGGAGGATGTGATGGTGGCGCGCAATCTCTCCCTCTCGGAGCTCACGGGAGCTCGGCTTCATCTTGCACACATCAGCACAGCCGGGTCCGTCAGAATGGTGCGGGAGGCGAAGGCCCGCGGGATCCACGTGACGGCGGAAGCCTGTCCTCACCACTTTCTGCTGACGGAAGAACTGGTGCGTGGCTACAACACCCACGCGAAGATGAACCCCCCCTTGCGTACCTGGGCGGATGTCCAGGCGATCAAGGAAGGATTGCGGGACGGCACGATTGATGTGATTGCGACCGACCATGCGCCTCATGCCACGCAAGAGAAACAGCAGGATTTCACCGAGGCACCGTTCGGAATCGTTGGACTTGAAACGGCGTTGCCGCTGACGTTGGGGTTGGTGGAGGAAGAGGTTCTGTCACTGGAACAAGCGGTCCAGAAACTGACCTCGGCTCCGGCTGCGGCGTTCGGACTCAACAAAGGAACGCTGGCGGTCGGCGCAGATGCCGATGTCGTCATCGTTGATCCGCAAGAACAGTGGGAAGTCGATCCGTCCAAGTTCCGATCCAAGAGCCGCAATACGCCCTTTGTGGGATGGAAGGTGAGAGGTCGAGTGAATACAACCATTGTAGGCGGTAGGGTGGTGTTCGAAACCGGTCCGGTGGAGCGGTAG
- a CDS encoding aspartate carbamoyltransferase catalytic subunit, translating into MSLKRKDLLSLAPLSVDEIMLVLDTTDSFKEVTGRDIKKVPALRGKTVVNLFFEPSTRTRTSFELAAKRLSADVINFSPSSSSVVKGETLLDTARNIEAMQADIIVLRHSSAGAAETLANGVKSSVINAGDGWHEHPTQALLDLYTIRQRGMTFRGLRVAIVGDVSHSRVARSNIYALAKLGAEVRLVGPPTMIPRGVEKLGAKVYYDMDEGLRDAHVIMMLRLQLERQGRAQFPTIREYSRLYGLTAERVRLADSGAIVMHPGPINRGVEIAPDVADSLSSVILDQVANGVAVRMGILYLMSGAN; encoded by the coding sequence ATGAGTCTCAAGCGCAAAGATCTGCTGAGTCTCGCTCCGTTGTCTGTGGATGAGATCATGCTCGTCCTGGACACGACGGATTCCTTCAAGGAAGTGACCGGGCGGGACATCAAAAAAGTGCCGGCTCTCCGAGGCAAGACCGTCGTGAATCTCTTCTTTGAGCCGAGCACGAGAACCCGCACATCCTTTGAGCTGGCGGCCAAGCGTCTGAGCGCTGACGTGATCAACTTTTCTCCCTCCTCCAGCAGCGTGGTGAAGGGCGAAACACTTCTTGATACGGCTCGGAATATTGAAGCGATGCAGGCGGACATCATCGTCCTGCGTCACTCTTCGGCCGGAGCTGCTGAAACGCTGGCGAACGGCGTCAAGTCATCTGTCATAAACGCAGGCGATGGATGGCATGAGCACCCCACGCAAGCGTTGCTCGACCTGTACACGATCCGGCAACGGGGGATGACTTTCCGTGGATTGCGCGTCGCGATCGTCGGCGATGTGTCGCACAGCCGCGTGGCGCGTTCGAATATCTATGCACTCGCTAAACTTGGTGCCGAAGTGCGCTTGGTGGGACCGCCGACGATGATACCGCGTGGGGTGGAGAAGCTGGGAGCGAAGGTGTACTACGACATGGATGAAGGGCTGCGCGACGCCCATGTCATTATGATGCTTCGGCTGCAGCTGGAGCGGCAGGGACGCGCGCAGTTTCCCACGATTCGGGAGTACTCGAGACTCTACGGCTTGACCGCCGAGCGAGTACGGCTGGCGGACTCTGGTGCCATCGTCATGCACCCAGGACCGATTAATCGAGGAGTGGAAATCGCCCCGGATGTTGCCGATAGCTTGTCCTCGGTGATTCTCGATCAAGTGGCGAACGGCGTGGCAGTGCGTATGGGAATTCTGTACCTGATGTCGGGAGCGAACTAG
- the pyrR gene encoding bifunctional pyr operon transcriptional regulator/uracil phosphoribosyltransferase PyrR has product MTTPIHKSVERKDEKLIMDAGDISRAMMRIAHEIVERNKGVKDLTLVGIRTGGVHLAHRLVKRILSIEGVPVPIGELDITLYRDDLALRKNQPILRKTSVPFDMTNKVVVLVDDVLFTGRTIRAAMDGLMDLGRPEEIQLAVLVDRGHRQLPIKANYIGKNLPTSRDEQVQVLLDEDGEDDRVVILKS; this is encoded by the coding sequence ATGACGACTCCCATACACAAGTCGGTGGAGCGGAAGGATGAAAAGCTGATCATGGATGCCGGGGACATCTCCCGCGCCATGATGCGTATTGCACACGAGATTGTGGAGCGGAATAAAGGGGTGAAAGATCTGACACTAGTGGGAATTAGAACAGGCGGTGTGCATCTTGCCCATCGACTCGTCAAGCGTATCCTTAGTATCGAGGGCGTACCGGTTCCCATCGGTGAATTGGACATTACATTGTATCGCGATGATCTGGCGTTGCGCAAAAATCAACCGATCCTTCGAAAAACCTCCGTGCCGTTCGACATGACGAATAAAGTCGTTGTACTAGTCGACGACGTCTTGTTCACCGGAAGAACGATACGGGCGGCGATGGATGGGCTCATGGACTTGGGACGTCCGGAGGAAATCCAACTGGCAGTGTTGGTCGATCGTGGCCATCGGCAGTTGCCGATCAAAGCGAATTACATCGGAAAGAATCTGCCGACCTCTCGGGATGAGCAGGTCCAAGTGTTGTTGGACGAAGACGGGGAAGATGACCGGGTCGTCATCTTGAAATCCTGA
- a CDS encoding PatA/PatG family cyanobactin maturation protease — protein sequence MNCWSGDGYAAEPGHFYFYRLDMEISGLRELWGETLGDSRICIALLDGGVDLSHKSLAGADLTRIETLVSCGAGDGPAAKHGTHIASVIFGSHDGPIKGIAPLCRGLIIPVFKEGDTGSIAPCSQVDLARAIDQAVQAGAHIINISGGELTPSGTAYPLLADAVKDCAKGGVLIIAAAGNEGCDCLHIPGALPSVLAVGAMNAQGEPTDFSNWGKQYQSQGVLAPGENIQGASPGGGVVVSSGTSYATPIVSGVAALLLSLQLKLGRKPDLDEVRGAILNSATGCDEQAVPNCQRLLAGRLNIKGAMSKITGGMNAMAESNITTTTSLVGNDSNSTMKIPIRQPPPAQVRVATYESETVNAMGEQVPEGTANIQGKEAEMAQGSVSPSNIKAAACECGGTAPPQLVFVLGQLSYDFGTEARRDSITQHMKHPANPHDPAQLLAYLKENPWEAAAILWTLNLDATPIYAIQAQGGFAGEIYQRLCEFLSDQAKGEVERVSIPGYIGGRARLLTGQVVPIIWPVLRGTYSWNTKALVQAIYGTLPQERASQKERDEYGAKAQAVTNFLRRVYEELRNLGVTPQHRAINYMATNAYQVTEVFTEAMKEEMELDTIEVERSPICRPESDCWDVKLTCFSPKKMYERARKVYRCCVDVSDVVPVMVGQVRSWYVR from the coding sequence GTGAATTGCTGGAGTGGTGATGGATACGCAGCGGAACCCGGTCACTTTTATTTCTATCGATTGGATATGGAGATTTCCGGCCTCCGAGAACTCTGGGGTGAGACGTTAGGTGATTCCAGAATATGCATTGCGCTCTTAGATGGCGGGGTTGATCTATCGCACAAGAGCCTGGCTGGTGCTGATCTTACCCGGATTGAGACTCTCGTTTCGTGTGGAGCAGGTGATGGTCCAGCCGCAAAGCATGGCACCCATATCGCCAGTGTCATCTTTGGGAGCCATGACGGACCGATTAAGGGTATTGCGCCGCTGTGCCGGGGCTTGATTATCCCGGTGTTCAAGGAAGGAGATACAGGTTCTATTGCTCCATGTTCACAGGTCGATCTTGCGCGAGCGATTGATCAAGCTGTTCAGGCAGGCGCACATATTATCAACATCAGTGGGGGAGAGCTGACCCCCTCCGGAACTGCTTACCCACTGCTCGCCGATGCGGTCAAGGATTGCGCTAAGGGTGGCGTTCTCATCATTGCCGCGGCGGGAAACGAGGGGTGCGATTGCCTGCACATTCCTGGGGCCTTGCCATCGGTATTAGCCGTCGGGGCGATGAATGCACAAGGCGAACCGACAGATTTCAGCAACTGGGGTAAACAATATCAATCCCAAGGTGTCTTGGCCCCTGGAGAAAACATCCAGGGAGCTAGTCCCGGAGGAGGCGTTGTCGTCAGCAGCGGTACCAGCTATGCCACACCTATAGTATCCGGTGTTGCGGCTCTCTTGTTGAGCCTTCAACTTAAGCTTGGACGGAAGCCTGATCTCGATGAGGTGCGAGGAGCGATCCTGAATAGTGCAACAGGATGCGATGAGCAGGCGGTACCAAATTGTCAGCGACTATTAGCCGGGCGTCTGAATATCAAAGGGGCGATGTCGAAAATCACGGGAGGAATGAACGCCATGGCAGAATCCAATATCACAACCACCACCAGTCTGGTCGGGAATGACTCCAATTCAACCATGAAGATTCCCATTCGCCAGCCACCTCCCGCGCAAGTGAGGGTGGCGACTTACGAAAGCGAGACAGTAAACGCGATGGGAGAACAAGTCCCAGAAGGCACAGCGAATATACAAGGGAAAGAAGCTGAGATGGCGCAGGGATCGGTGAGCCCTAGCAACATCAAAGCAGCGGCTTGTGAATGTGGCGGCACGGCTCCCCCGCAGCTTGTCTTCGTGCTTGGGCAACTCAGCTATGATTTTGGGACCGAAGCGCGCCGCGACTCCATCACGCAGCATATGAAACACCCTGCCAATCCTCATGATCCTGCTCAGCTCTTGGCCTATCTCAAAGAGAACCCTTGGGAGGCGGCCGCCATTCTTTGGACACTGAATCTCGACGCCACACCGATCTATGCGATCCAAGCTCAGGGTGGATTTGCCGGCGAGATCTACCAACGGCTGTGTGAATTTCTCAGCGATCAAGCCAAGGGAGAAGTCGAACGGGTCTCGATTCCTGGTTATATCGGAGGGAGGGCGAGGCTATTGACCGGCCAAGTTGTTCCCATTATTTGGCCAGTCCTTCGTGGCACCTATAGCTGGAACACCAAGGCGCTGGTCCAAGCCATTTATGGCACTCTCCCTCAAGAAAGAGCCTCCCAAAAGGAGAGAGACGAGTATGGCGCGAAAGCACAAGCGGTAACCAATTTCCTCCGGAGAGTTTATGAGGAGCTTCGTAACCTAGGTGTTACACCACAACACCGGGCGATCAACTACATGGCAACGAATGCCTATCAAGTCACGGAGGTTTTTACAGAAGCTATGAAGGAGGAAATGGAGCTCGACACCATTGAGGTGGAACGGAGTCCGATTTGTCGGCCGGAGTCTGATTGTTGGGATGTGAAGCTCACATGCTTTAGCCCCAAGAAGATGTACGAGCGAGCCAGAAAGGTGTATCGATGCTGTGTGGATGTGAGCGATGTGGTTCCAGTGATGGTTGGCCAGGTGCGTTCTTGGTATGTGCGGTAA
- a CDS encoding M48 family metallopeptidase, translating into MIRPADQEIDGPFSKPIDRRALLLHGAREMLRLACLVGLGAGGVVSTLAGCVRAPGTARDQFIYISEEKEIEMGISAYHELLRKAPLSDDLEVNGMVNRVGQRIAAVANKPEYQWEFAIIRDDRMINAFALPGGKVAVFTGILKITKNEDGLATVIGHEVAHALQRHGAERYSRSILETIGQVGALAAGAAVGRPDAAIAAMSAYGVGVSLPFGRKQESEADYIGLRLMAQAGFDPREAVPFWERMSGCPRQMIDKVCFRSQHNIPEFLSTHPSDLSRINQIEAWLPEAMTYYHATQGDEKPTSTPYQPLIGPMLPSS; encoded by the coding sequence ATGATACGGCCGGCAGATCAGGAGATCGACGGCCCGTTCTCAAAACCCATTGATCGTCGTGCCTTGCTTCTGCATGGGGCTCGAGAAATGCTTAGGTTGGCTTGCCTTGTGGGTCTGGGAGCGGGCGGCGTGGTTTCGACTCTAGCGGGATGCGTCCGCGCACCGGGAACGGCGCGCGATCAATTCATCTATATATCTGAGGAGAAAGAAATTGAGATGGGCATCAGCGCCTATCATGAGTTGCTGCGCAAAGCTCCACTGAGTGATGACCTCGAGGTGAACGGGATGGTCAACCGTGTCGGTCAGCGTATTGCGGCGGTTGCCAATAAACCAGAGTATCAGTGGGAGTTTGCCATCATAAGGGACGACCGCATGATCAATGCCTTCGCATTGCCCGGCGGCAAGGTCGCGGTCTTCACAGGAATCTTGAAAATCACGAAGAACGAAGACGGGTTAGCGACCGTTATCGGCCATGAGGTCGCGCATGCGCTCCAACGCCACGGAGCGGAGCGATACAGCCGAAGCATCCTTGAAACGATCGGCCAAGTCGGTGCGCTGGCGGCTGGAGCCGCCGTCGGACGCCCAGATGCGGCGATAGCCGCGATGAGCGCCTACGGAGTCGGAGTCTCCCTGCCGTTCGGGCGAAAGCAAGAGTCCGAAGCGGATTACATCGGACTCCGATTGATGGCGCAGGCCGGCTTTGACCCTCGAGAAGCAGTGCCCTTTTGGGAGCGGATGAGTGGGTGTCCCAGGCAGATGATCGATAAGGTCTGTTTTCGGTCGCAGCATAATATCCCGGAGTTTCTGTCCACGCATCCCTCCGATCTGTCGCGTATCAATCAAATTGAAGCCTGGCTACCGGAGGCCATGACGTACTACCATGCGACGCAGGGGGACGAAAAACCCACGTCGACCCCCTATCAACCTCTGATCGGACCCATGCTCCCATCCAGCTGA